Within the Fervidobacterium gondwanense DSM 13020 genome, the region GTATTCCCCTTCACGCACCATCGTACCGAGTCCTTCTTTTTCGACAATCTTGGCATTGATTACCTGATGAGATTCGGTTGCACCTTCCCAAGGTACAACAATTGCAGGGACGTTGAAATGAATGAGCTCTGAAATAGTCGTTGCCCCTGCACGTGTTATTGCCAAATCAACACTTCGCCAGTAAGCGTACATGTTTTCAATATAATCTCTCAATTCAACATTCTGCGGAACAACACCATCTAATTTCTTTCCGCCAGTCGATAAAATAAAATTAACGCTCGGTAGTAATCGCGCAACTTCGATCGTTACACGATTTAAGAACTCACTACCACCACTACCACCTATCACTAAAACCGTCGGATGACGAATTTCTGCAACGCCTTCCTTAGTCCAGACCGGATTTCCCGTCACAGCTATCTTGCTCTTTGCACTTTCAGGAAAGTGCTGTACGCTCTCCTCGAAAGCCGCAAAGACTCTTTTAGCAAAATTGGAGATAACCTTATTCGCTCTTCCTGGAATCGTATTTTGCTCTTGCACATATACAGGCAATCCGAGTTTTTTTCCTGAAAGTGCCACTGGATAGCTGACATATCCACCGGAGACGTAGATAAAATCAGGTTTGAATTCTCTGAGTTCTCTTCTTATACGAATTCCGTTTGCTCTCAATTTGAAAAATCTAAACACGTTCTCTGGATGAATTATTGGGCGCCTTAATCCTTTGACAGAGATACTTACTCGTCTGTATTCAGGATGAACCTTAGGAAGCAACCGCTCTTCAATTTTTCCTTCAACACAAAAGTACAAAACTTCTGAATCGTACTTCTTGGCGAGTTCTTCAAGCACCGCGAGATTAGGATAAAGATGACCACCTGTCACGCCACCTGCTACCGCGACTTTCAATTTGCCTCTGCTCATATTACCTTTCATTCTCTCCCGTCTCGTAAGATTTTCTATTTAGCAAGCCGGATAATATTATACCAAAACCTGTAAGAAGTGCCATCATCGAACTTCCACCAGTACTTATGAATGGTAGCGGAATCCCAGTTACAGGAAAAACACCAGCAAAAACACCGAGGTTAATCGATACGTGAAACAAGATCACAGTTGCATAAGACCAAGTGAACGTTCTAAGTGCGATATCATCTATATAACCTGCAATCCTCATCAACGAATAGCTTAAAAGCAAGTAGGCAACACTGACAAGCAAGATTCCAAAAAACCCAAAGTCTTCTCCGATAACAGCGAGGACAAAGTCACTCTCAGCCTCAGGAACATAGACTTTAAGCCAACTGTTCCCGATGCCCCAACCTGTTGCCCCAGAATTCTTTATCGTTCTCAATGCAATGTCAACTTGCGGAGCAACTTCACCGCTGAAAAAGTACCTCAACCTTCCAAGTTGATAAGAATGGAGAAACCCACCAATAGTGGCAACGATAAAGAGAGCAATTACAATAAAAAGTAGTATCAAAAAATACTGAAATTTAGTTCCTCCATAGTATAGTGTAATTGCGGCGATCATGAAAGTGAAAAGCGCTGTACTTAAGTTTGGTTCGATCAAAATTAAGACAGCGTAAACTCCTCCTAAAAGTAGCGGGAAAAGAAAGCCGCGCTTAAATTCTTCCATTCTCCCCTTGTTATTTTTTGCATAGATTGAAAGGTAAAGGATTAGTATTATCTTCGCAAACTCAGAGGATTGCAGTGTAAATCCACCAATTCTTATCCACCTATGCGCCCCGTTGATAGACGGGAATAAAAAAACTAAAATTAACAAACCTATACCTATGAAATAGAACAATGTCGCGTTCTTTTCATAAAAACTGAAAGGTATGTTCATCGCGGCAATCATCATTACCAAACTTAAGACAAGCATGATAACGTGCTTTTGGAAAAAGCTACTCGACGTACCAAGCACTTGCTCTCTGGCAATATCTAAACTGTACATAGCGATTGCACCAAGTACAAAAAGGATCAGGTATGCGATTATCGTAACAGCAATTTCTCTCCTCACTTGAAGTACTCCTCCCAGATATTGAGCATTGTCACAAAAAAGAGATTACTGAAGTCCATACCTTTTTCTGAAAGTTTCACCCCATCAAAGAAATCAAACCTTCGCTTCAAAATATCAATAATCTCAGATATATCTATGTGAGTTTTCTCTTTAAGTCGGTTAACATCAACTCCCCATTTTGTTCGGAGTGACATGAAGAGTGTCTCCAACGCCTCCCTTTCAGGAGTATTCAACACTTCATAAACTCTCGGTAATCTTTTCTCGGATATAGCAATAAAATAATCACTTAGAGATTCGTAATTATTGTACCTAATAAATCCAATATGCCCACCAGCAGCAACACCTAAACCGATGTAGTCTGCATTGAACCAGTATTTCAAATTATGCAAACAATACTTTCCGTTTAGAGCAAAATTAGATATTTCATACCTTTCATATCCCAAATTTTTAACTGCATCTAAGAACATTTCATATCTTTGAAACGTCTGTTCATCCGGCCTTTTCAAGATTTGATTGCCATTCTCACCGTGCACTTCAAGCATGTAAATAGATATATGATCTGGTTGAAAGTCATTAATAAATCTCACATTCTCTTGGATGCTTTTCCAACTTTCACCAGGTAAGCCAACTATAAAATCGACATTGATGTTATCAAAATATCTTCGCGCCAAATCAAACTTTCGCAAGAATGTTTCGAAATCATATAATCTACCCGACTTCTTTAAAACTATATCATCCGCACTTTGCAATCCCATGCTCAATCTGTTTATGCCGAGGGCTCTATACCCTTTCGCAAGTTCTTCGCTCAACGAATCAGGATTAACCTCTATTGTAAACTCTTCTAAACTTAGGTACTTTGAAAGTTTTTCGAATATCATTGCTATATTCCTCAAAGGAAAAATACTCGGAGTGCCACCGCCAATGTATATGGTGGAAATGCCAGTCGAAAGGTATTCACTGTACATGTCAATTTCTTTTAAGAGATACTCTGTGTACTCTTCGTAGTTCTTATCAACAAAACTCACGAAATCACAATAGATACATCTACTTTTGCAAAACGGAATGTGAATGTAAACCCCTAAACCATTCGGAACTCTCTCTAACAAGATATCTTCACACAATTTACCCAACTCCGTAAAAAATATCTGTTTTCAGTCGGAAAATTTAAACCTAAAGTAAGCAACATTATTTTGAATTATTAAATCTCCTGAGACAGGCGAGAGGAACCTCATCCATATCCCATACTTTATACTCTCTGAAGACGGGACATATGTACCGTACGCAGCAAAGAAAAATCTAAAATCTTGAAAGTCTATGAATATCCTACCACCTAATATTCCTACAGGCCTACCTTCTTCAAAATCCCAACCGAGATTAGCTGTTACACCCTGCTCAAGTGATTTATCAGCGAAGACATAAAATCCAAGTGAATGTATACTGCCAAGCTGGACATAACTCAACTGGAGTGAGTCTATCCCTGCAAACCCCCTTCTGATATTTATGCTCGGTTGATTTATACCCATTTTGCTAAGTGAAAAACCTTCGTAATTGAGTGAAAATGGACCAATTGTACCTTCACCAAAAGGAATACTTGGTAGCGAGAACCAGGTCTTTGAATACTCGGTTTGAATGACTTGGTTTTGTGAGATATAATAAGTCCTCTCAAAACCTGTACTCGGTATTGAATAATTTTCATATCCTAAAGTAAGTGCTACACCATATGTCTGACCAACAAAGGTAAGCAGGTCAAAATAACTTTTGTCCACTGTTCTTTTCGCAGTTATAAATCCAAGTTTATAACTCTCGGTTCGAATATTTTCATCATGCAATCTCAAACCAACAGCCAATTTCGAATCTTCGTAGACCAAAGAAAGGTTCCACAAGTTGAAAGAAACAGAACTATACAAACCACTTACCCATGGTTGCAAACTTTTAATGAATCTCTCTCCGTAAAAAAGTTCGCCATCATCTGAGAAACCAATTGTCGACACCAAGACGAAGAGTACTATAACAATTGTAATCTTAAAACTCGAATGTATAGGAGTTTTTTTCGACACTCTATACGGTTTGAAATCCATACTTTCCCCCCTTAAAAAGCTGAAAATTATCCTCTCAAAAGTTTATTAAGAACATCGTTAACGGTCTTTGGATTTGCCTTCCCTTTCAGTTCTTTCATAACTTGTCCCACAAAGAACCCGAAAAGACCTTCCTTGCCAGCTTTGAACGTTTCCACTTGTTGTGGATAGCTTTCGATCACTTTCTTTGCTACCTCTTCTATCAACGATGAGTCATCAACCTGCTTAAGCCCCTTTTCCTCGACTATTTGCCTTGGCAACTTGCCAGACAATGCAGATTCTTGGAAGACTTCTTTTGCCATATTTCTTGATATTGTTCCGTTTTCTACGAGTTCTATAATTTCTACGAATGTATCACTTGTCACACTAAGTCTTTCTTGTCCGTATTCTCCGTAAAGTCTGAAGAGCTCCGTTAAAAACCAATTAGCTACTTCTTTCGGTTTATTCACTTTTCTCACAACTTCTTCATAGAAGTCGGCTATCTGTTTATCTTCAACAAGAACCCACGCTTCTTTTTCGCTCAGTTTATATTCAATGACAAATCTGTCCAATCTCTGGTCTGGTAATTCTTCCAAGTTATTTTTCACATTCTCTATATAATTTTGAGTTAAAATAATTGGTGGTATATCAGGTTCTGGAAAATATCTATAGTCGTGCGCTTCTTCTTTACTTCGCATACTGACAGTTGTTTTCGTACTAAGATTCCAACCTCTCGTTTCCTTTTCAACTTCCAAACCTTTTTCCATTAAATCTATGATTCTTTCATACTCGTACTGCAACGCCTTTTCAACAAACTTAAAAGAATTCATGTTCTTAACTTCAACTTTATTACTTTGCTTACCTGTGAGAGTGTCAATCACAGAGATATTCGCATCGCATCGCATAGCACCTTTCTCCATATCTCCCGTGCTTACATTTATATACCTCACGATGCTTCTAAGTTTTTCCATAAAAATTCTTGCTTCTTCAGGAGACTCTATGTCAGGTTCTGTAACAATCTCGGCGAGCGGAATACCACATCTATTCATATCCACAAGAGAGTGTTCTGCTTCTGTTATGCTATCACCTGCATGAAATAATTTACCGGCATCTTCTTCCAAGTGTATTCTTCTTATCCTGACTTTCTTGCCATTAACTTCCAAGTATCCATGCTCTGCAAGTGGATAAAAGAACTGTGTTATCTGATATCCTTTTGGTAAATCAGGGTAAAAGTAATTTTTTCGATCAAACCTCGAGTATGTATTTATTTTGCAGTTCAGCGCCAAGCCAAGTTTTGTGCCAAGGAGAAACATCTCCTCCGAAGGTACAGGTAACGCACCAGGTTGACCAGTACAAACTGGACATATCGATGTGTTCGGTTCAAGCTCAAACACATCTGCACTGCAGTCGCAGAACGCTTTTGTCCTTGTGTTAAGCTGTACGTGTATTTCAAGTCCGATTACTGGCTTGTATCTTTTATCCATCACACCTTCCTCCTTCAATTAAAACAGTTGATTAAAACATATCATTTAATATTTCTCTCTATTTCATCGGCTATGCCAAGCACGAGTGCATCAGAGAATCTTGGTCCCATGATCTGAATGCCAACTGGAAGATTCTGCGACTTACCAAAAGGTACGCTGATAGCTGGCAGTCCAGCAAGATTTGCCGGAATTGTGAATATATCCATCAAGTAATACACGAGCGGATCACTGACCGAGCCAACTTCAAACGCGGTTATTGGCGATGTCGGAGTTACTATGAAGTCGTAATTTTCAAATACCTCTGATAACTTTTTTGATATCTTTCTTCTTACTTTCTGTGCCTTTTCGAAATAAGCATCGTAGTAAGCTGAGCTCAAAGTAAACGTTCCGATAAGTATCCTTCTCTTCACTTCTTCACCAAAGCCGTATCCTCTCGTCTTTTCATACATTTCGCGAAGGCCTTCTGCGGAAATTCTATATCCATACTTCACACCATCGAACCTCGACAAATTAGAACTCACTTCAGCAGGAGCGATTATGTAGTACGTTGCGACGGAATACTTTATCTCATCTATATCTACAAGCTCAACTTCATGACCAAGCGACTCAACAAATTTTGCGAATTCATCAACTCTCTGTTTGATACCATCATCAACACCTTCACCGAAGGACTGTTTTGCAATAGCAAATCGTTTCTTTGGCATTTTCTTACCTATGAACTGAGTGAAGTCTATATTGCGCTCCACTGTCGTTGAATCCATTTCATCTTTTCCTGCTATTATATTCATGACTATGGCACTGTCTTCAACATTTTTTGTAATAGGACCTATCTGATCAAGTGACGAAGCGAAAGCAACTAAACCGTACCTTGAAACTAATCCATACGATGGTTTAAATCCGACAACACCACAAAATGCTGCGGGCTGTCTTATAGAACCACCGGTATCACTGCCGAGCGCAACGACAACCTCACCAGATGCAACGGCCGCGGCGGATCCACCACTGCTTCCACCCGCTACCCTGCTCTTATCGTGAGGGTTTCTCGTGGGACCAAAAGCAGAATACTCCGTACTTGCTCCCATTGCAAATTCATCAAGGTTAGTTTTTCCAACAATCGAAAAATTCATTGATTTAAGCTTCTTAACTACAGTCGCGTCGTAAGGAGCGATGTAATCTTTCAAAATCTTTGAAGCGCAAGTCGTTCCAAGACCTTTTACATTTATATTATCTTTTATGCCTATCGGTATGCCGGGTTTGGCGTCTTTATTCACACTTATGAAGGCATTTAGAACACTATCTTCCTTTTCTATAACCTCTAAAGAAGTCTTTACAAGATATTCTCCATAACCTTGCTCAACTAATTTCGAAGCTTCACTTATAGTAATTTTTTCGAATTCTACAGTACCGAACAGCAAATTAAACACCTCCAAAGCAATCCAGAAATTTCGATATTAAAATTAAAGCGCACTCTGGATGAAATTATACCACACATTCAGCAAAATGTACTTATATATGTTAAAATAATAACGGTAATCCAAGACTTAGTAATTGGGAGGTGCAATAATGATTTTTGAAAAGAATAGTTCGAAATATTATTTTCACTACCCATTCCCAGTCGCTATCATCGGTGTCATTTCGGAAGGAAGTGTGAATTTCATGTCTGCTGCGTGGCACACTCAAATATCCTTTGATCCTCCACTGTATGGGGTACTGATATCACCAAAGAGATACACAAATCAACTGATTCAAAAATCGAAGATGTTCTCAGTCAACTTCTTAAAGTACGAAGATTACAAAATAGCTGGATATGTCGGAAGAACTTCCGGAAAGGAAATAGACAAAGTAAAACTTTTCAACTTAAAATATTCACGGGGTAATGTTTTAGAAGTTCCATTACTTGAGAATGCAATTGCGTGCTATGAGTGTAAAGTGGTTGACGAACGCACTTACGGTGACCACATTTTATACGTCGGAGAAATTCTTGGTGTGCACTATGATGAAAATTTTTACAAGGAGAATCTTTCAAGAGAACTGTTGCTCTACCATGGCAACGATAGATACACATTCGCAGTAACGGACAGTGTAAAATTTGGAAAAGATGAAGTTTTGGAAGAGTTAAAAAAATCTAATTTTTGAAAAAAGTGATATAATTTTGATATAATTTTATCTAGGACGTGTATGGGAGGTGGAAAGTATGAAAATTTTCCTTGATACTGCAAACATCGACGAGATAAGACAAGGCGTTGAGTGGGGGATAGTTGATGGTGTTACCACAAATCCAACACTCATAGCAAAGGAAGGTGCGGACTTCGAGAAACGAATCAAAGAGATCTGTGAACTCGTACAAGGACCGGTTTCGGCAGAAGTAATCTCTTTGGATTGGAAAGAGATGGTCGAGGAGGCAAGAAAACTCGCCTCAATAGATGAATATGTGGTTGTTAAGATTCCAATGACGCCAGATGGTATAAGAGCAGTAAAAGTGCTCTCGGCAGAAGGCATAAAAACAAACGTCACGCTCGTATTCAGTGCCAACCAAGCGCTTCTTGCAGCCAAAGCTGGTGCAACGTTTGTCAGCCCGTTCATTGGGAGAATAGACGATAATGGAAATGACGGATTAAGATTGCTTGAAGAAATAATGCAGATATACACAAATTATGGATTCGAGACAGAAGTCATAGCGGCAAGTGTACGCCATCCTATGCACGTTGTTGAGACAGCGATGATTGGAGTAGACATCGCAACGATACCTTTCGATGTTTTGAAAAAGATGTTTTTACATCCACTTACAGATGTCGGAATCAAAAGATTTCTTCAGGATTGGGAGGCATATAAAGCCAACAAGAAGTGAAAATACGGACAGGGAGGAAAATAGATGTATAGGACACATACTTGCGGTGAATTAAGAGCATCTGACGAAGGTAAACGTGTAGTATTGGCTGGATGGATCGAAAGGATTAGAGACCTCGGTGGTGTAAAATTCATAGTACTGAGGGACAGATACGGTAGAACACAGATAGTTGTAAATCCGGATTCTCCAGCTTACGAGACTGTTACTCAACTCTCACGAGAAGACGTGATTAACATCGAGGGGGTTGTTAGAAAAAGACCACCTAATGCGGTTACATCTGAACTAACCGGTGAGATAGAGGTTCTTGCAGAGAAATTAAACATACTCTCAAAATCTGATCTCCCTCCATTCTATCCGGGCGATGATGTTTCCGAAGAAATG harbors:
- a CDS encoding UDP-N-acetylglucosamine--N-acetylmuramyl-(pentapeptide) pyrophosphoryl-undecaprenol N-acetylglucosamine transferase, producing MSRGKLKVAVAGGVTGGHLYPNLAVLEELAKKYDSEVLYFCVEGKIEERLLPKVHPEYRRVSISVKGLRRPIIHPENVFRFFKLRANGIRIRRELREFKPDFIYVSGGYVSYPVALSGKKLGLPVYVQEQNTIPGRANKVISNFAKRVFAAFEESVQHFPESAKSKIAVTGNPVWTKEGVAEIRHPTVLVIGGSGGSEFLNRVTIEVARLLPSVNFILSTGGKKLDGVVPQNVELRDYIENMYAYWRSVDLAITRAGATTISELIHFNVPAIVVPWEGATESHQVINAKIVEKEGLGTMVREGEYTPEKIVGLVRKMLEKGRKFEERENPSKKIVQMIEKDLDL
- a CDS encoding FtsW/RodA/SpoVE family cell cycle protein gives rise to the protein MRREIAVTIIAYLILFVLGAIAMYSLDIAREQVLGTSSSFFQKHVIMLVLSLVMMIAAMNIPFSFYEKNATLFYFIGIGLLILVFLFPSINGAHRWIRIGGFTLQSSEFAKIILILYLSIYAKNNKGRMEEFKRGFLFPLLLGGVYAVLILIEPNLSTALFTFMIAAITLYYGGTKFQYFLILLFIVIALFIVATIGGFLHSYQLGRLRYFFSGEVAPQVDIALRTIKNSGATGWGIGNSWLKVYVPEAESDFVLAVIGEDFGFFGILLVSVAYLLLSYSLMRIAGYIDDIALRTFTWSYATVILFHVSINLGVFAGVFPVTGIPLPFISTGGSSMMALLTGFGIILSGLLNRKSYETGENER
- the hemW gene encoding radical SAM family heme chaperone HemW; this encodes MCEDILLERVPNGLGVYIHIPFCKSRCIYCDFVSFVDKNYEEYTEYLLKEIDMYSEYLSTGISTIYIGGGTPSIFPLRNIAMIFEKLSKYLSLEEFTIEVNPDSLSEELAKGYRALGINRLSMGLQSADDIVLKKSGRLYDFETFLRKFDLARRYFDNINVDFIVGLPGESWKSIQENVRFINDFQPDHISIYMLEVHGENGNQILKRPDEQTFQRYEMFLDAVKNLGYERYEISNFALNGKYCLHNLKYWFNADYIGLGVAAGGHIGFIRYNNYESLSDYFIAISEKRLPRVYEVLNTPEREALETLFMSLRTKWGVDVNRLKEKTHIDISEIIDILKRRFDFFDGVKLSEKGMDFSNLFFVTMLNIWEEYFK
- the gatB gene encoding Asp-tRNA(Asn)/Glu-tRNA(Gln) amidotransferase subunit GatB, whose product is MDKRYKPVIGLEIHVQLNTRTKAFCDCSADVFELEPNTSICPVCTGQPGALPVPSEEMFLLGTKLGLALNCKINTYSRFDRKNYFYPDLPKGYQITQFFYPLAEHGYLEVNGKKVRIRRIHLEEDAGKLFHAGDSITEAEHSLVDMNRCGIPLAEIVTEPDIESPEEARIFMEKLRSIVRYINVSTGDMEKGAMRCDANISVIDTLTGKQSNKVEVKNMNSFKFVEKALQYEYERIIDLMEKGLEVEKETRGWNLSTKTTVSMRSKEEAHDYRYFPEPDIPPIILTQNYIENVKNNLEELPDQRLDRFVIEYKLSEKEAWVLVEDKQIADFYEEVVRKVNKPKEVANWFLTELFRLYGEYGQERLSVTSDTFVEIIELVENGTISRNMAKEVFQESALSGKLPRQIVEEKGLKQVDDSSLIEEVAKKVIESYPQQVETFKAGKEGLFGFFVGQVMKELKGKANPKTVNDVLNKLLRG
- the gatA gene encoding Asp-tRNA(Asn)/Glu-tRNA(Gln) amidotransferase subunit GatA; this encodes MLFGTVEFEKITISEASKLVEQGYGEYLVKTSLEVIEKEDSVLNAFISVNKDAKPGIPIGIKDNINVKGLGTTCASKILKDYIAPYDATVVKKLKSMNFSIVGKTNLDEFAMGASTEYSAFGPTRNPHDKSRVAGGSSGGSAAAVASGEVVVALGSDTGGSIRQPAAFCGVVGFKPSYGLVSRYGLVAFASSLDQIGPITKNVEDSAIVMNIIAGKDEMDSTTVERNIDFTQFIGKKMPKKRFAIAKQSFGEGVDDGIKQRVDEFAKFVESLGHEVELVDIDEIKYSVATYYIIAPAEVSSNLSRFDGVKYGYRISAEGLREMYEKTRGYGFGEEVKRRILIGTFTLSSAYYDAYFEKAQKVRRKISKKLSEVFENYDFIVTPTSPITAFEVGSVSDPLVYYLMDIFTIPANLAGLPAISVPFGKSQNLPVGIQIMGPRFSDALVLGIADEIERNIK
- a CDS encoding flavin reductase family protein, with product MIFEKNSSKYYFHYPFPVAIIGVISEGSVNFMSAAWHTQISFDPPLYGVLISPKRYTNQLIQKSKMFSVNFLKYEDYKIAGYVGRTSGKEIDKVKLFNLKYSRGNVLEVPLLENAIACYECKVVDERTYGDHILYVGEILGVHYDENFYKENLSRELLLYHGNDRYTFAVTDSVKFGKDEVLEELKKSNF
- the fsa gene encoding fructose-6-phosphate aldolase, whose amino-acid sequence is MKIFLDTANIDEIRQGVEWGIVDGVTTNPTLIAKEGADFEKRIKEICELVQGPVSAEVISLDWKEMVEEARKLASIDEYVVVKIPMTPDGIRAVKVLSAEGIKTNVTLVFSANQALLAAKAGATFVSPFIGRIDDNGNDGLRLLEEIMQIYTNYGFETEVIAASVRHPMHVVETAMIGVDIATIPFDVLKKMFLHPLTDVGIKRFLQDWEAYKANKK